A section of the Marinoscillum sp. 108 genome encodes:
- a CDS encoding ATP-dependent Clp protease adaptor ClpS — translation MEFAPEIEELVDVETDLGQGDIKDLIVHNDDHNTFDHVINTLIKVCKHEVHQAEQCTYIIHFKGKCAVKKGSFRELKPMKEGINDAGISATIE, via the coding sequence ATGGAGTTCGCACCGGAAATAGAGGAATTAGTAGATGTGGAGACCGATCTTGGTCAGGGCGATATCAAAGATCTGATTGTTCACAATGACGACCACAATACCTTCGATCACGTGATCAATACCCTGATCAAAGTGTGTAAGCATGAGGTACATCAGGCAGAGCAGTGCACTTATATTATACATTTCAAAGGGAAGTGTGCAGTCAAAAAAGGATCATTCAGAGAGTTGAAGCCAATGAAAGAGGGGATCAATGATGCTGGCATTTCAGCTACTATCGAATGA
- a CDS encoding carbohydrate-binding protein: MRYFFKIGVLCCFLLVFGHWVSAQLLHTEGQKIVDSEGNEVIWRGIGLGGWMLQEGYMLGTSGAQHVLEQRIEELVGAESKEQFYEAWLANHTRKIDLDSMARWGYNMIRLPMHYKLFTPPIEEEPVAGEITWIDKGFEMTDELLEWCTANNMYLILDLHAAPGGQGENADISDYDPSKPSLWESEANRAKMVALWRKLAERYADEPMIGAYDIINEPNWGFQNHDSDPNGCAESQNTLLWDLQKEVTAAIREVDPDHIIVIEGNCWGNNYSGLPTLWDDNLVISYHKYWNGNTQGDIQGMLNMRTERNVPIWLGETGENSNKWFTDCIELLEDNSIGWSWWPLKKLGLNNPLEVPYNDDYRAVVKYWNGEGAKPSQEVALAGLMQLAEDIKLENTLYHKDVVDAKIRQPHTLDTKPFKTHRLTEGQATVVQATDYDLGRNEYAYYDKVSANYHGSTGEYTAWNSGWAYRNDGVDIEPIADSEEVTNGYNVGWTEDGEWLQYTVEVDVSGAYQVVVRYAGQAAGSIHLEVDGVDISGPVELPATGGFQVWKDQVIENVALESGTKSIQFHIDKGGFNFSYLSFFLTGELSELDFKALSSTTYDDESILLNLNKRVKQESISSAGFVVSVDGEDLTPSEVMINDKSEFQILIKLSETLGDDNVILLSYTGTNLEAQDGTSLEAFSDLPVDNQLPAHFSIPGKIEAEDFEVNVGLELEATTDTGLGQNIGYTSTGDYLEYLVNVQFSGVYDLDVRIACNNNSGKLAFQQLDKEGNVLNEAQVDVPVTGGWQTWETVSAQMTLEEGRGRLKVKILDPEFNMNWFRFTAAPEILGAEAPGRLTFYPNPADDFLMINAPGLGGLLQVTIHNLSGQLVFKKQEVHNQERIDISGLPGGLYVIEVSGEKGTLESKVMVR, translated from the coding sequence ATGAGATATTTTTTCAAAATAGGAGTGCTGTGTTGTTTTCTACTCGTTTTCGGGCACTGGGTATCTGCTCAGCTTCTGCATACGGAAGGTCAGAAGATTGTTGACAGTGAAGGGAATGAGGTCATATGGCGTGGCATTGGCCTTGGTGGATGGATGCTACAGGAGGGCTATATGCTCGGAACCTCAGGAGCTCAGCACGTGCTGGAGCAACGGATAGAAGAGTTGGTCGGCGCAGAAAGTAAGGAACAATTTTATGAAGCCTGGTTGGCGAATCATACCCGTAAGATCGACTTGGACTCCATGGCGAGGTGGGGCTATAATATGATCCGCTTGCCTATGCACTATAAGCTTTTTACACCTCCTATAGAGGAGGAGCCAGTGGCCGGAGAAATCACCTGGATAGATAAAGGTTTCGAAATGACCGATGAGTTACTGGAATGGTGTACGGCTAACAATATGTACCTGATCCTGGACTTGCATGCTGCGCCCGGTGGGCAAGGCGAAAATGCTGACATTAGTGACTATGATCCCTCCAAGCCATCGCTGTGGGAGAGTGAAGCCAATCGAGCTAAGATGGTGGCATTATGGAGAAAGTTGGCCGAACGCTATGCAGATGAACCTATGATCGGGGCCTATGACATTATTAATGAACCCAACTGGGGATTTCAGAATCACGACTCGGATCCTAATGGGTGCGCTGAGTCTCAGAATACATTACTGTGGGATTTGCAAAAAGAGGTGACTGCTGCCATCCGAGAGGTAGATCCTGATCACATTATCGTAATAGAAGGTAACTGCTGGGGAAACAACTACTCAGGCCTTCCCACCCTTTGGGATGATAACCTCGTGATTAGCTACCACAAATACTGGAATGGAAATACCCAGGGAGACATCCAGGGAATGCTCAATATGAGAACGGAGCGAAACGTACCCATCTGGTTGGGTGAAACAGGTGAGAATTCCAATAAATGGTTTACGGATTGTATCGAGTTGCTGGAAGATAACAGCATAGGCTGGTCCTGGTGGCCTCTGAAAAAACTGGGACTTAATAACCCACTGGAAGTGCCGTATAATGATGATTACAGGGCGGTGGTTAAATATTGGAACGGCGAAGGGGCGAAACCCTCACAGGAAGTGGCCCTGGCAGGCTTGATGCAACTGGCGGAGGACATTAAACTGGAAAATACCCTTTATCACAAAGATGTGGTAGATGCCAAAATTCGTCAGCCTCATACGTTGGATACCAAACCGTTTAAGACGCATAGACTTACTGAAGGGCAGGCCACTGTCGTTCAGGCAACGGACTATGATTTGGGTAGAAATGAATATGCCTATTACGATAAGGTATCTGCCAACTACCACGGAAGTACGGGTGAGTATACAGCCTGGAACAGTGGTTGGGCTTATAGAAATGATGGTGTGGACATTGAGCCCATAGCTGACTCAGAAGAGGTGACCAATGGCTACAATGTGGGGTGGACTGAAGATGGTGAATGGCTACAATATACCGTGGAGGTAGATGTTTCAGGGGCATATCAGGTAGTTGTTCGCTATGCGGGCCAGGCTGCCGGATCTATTCATCTCGAGGTGGATGGTGTGGACATTTCGGGGCCAGTAGAACTGCCCGCTACCGGAGGCTTTCAGGTGTGGAAAGATCAGGTGATTGAGAATGTGGCCCTTGAGTCGGGCACCAAATCCATTCAATTTCATATTGATAAAGGGGGATTCAATTTCAGCTATCTCAGTTTTTTTTTGACCGGTGAATTGTCTGAGCTTGATTTTAAGGCCCTTTCGTCCACCACCTATGATGATGAATCCATTCTTTTAAACCTTAATAAGAGAGTAAAGCAGGAATCCATTTCCAGTGCCGGGTTTGTTGTTTCTGTAGATGGTGAAGACCTGACACCCAGTGAGGTGATGATTAATGATAAAAGCGAGTTTCAGATATTGATCAAGCTTAGTGAAACGTTGGGAGATGATAATGTGATCCTGCTGAGCTACACTGGAACCAACCTGGAAGCTCAGGACGGCACTTCTTTAGAAGCATTTTCCGATTTACCTGTGGACAATCAGCTTCCTGCTCATTTTTCCATTCCCGGAAAGATTGAGGCCGAAGACTTTGAAGTGAACGTTGGGCTGGAGCTGGAAGCCACTACCGACACTGGGCTGGGCCAAAATATTGGCTACACCAGTACGGGAGATTACCTCGAGTACCTGGTAAACGTACAGTTCTCTGGGGTTTATGATTTGGATGTGCGCATTGCCTGTAATAATAATTCTGGGAAATTGGCCTTTCAGCAGCTCGACAAAGAAGGTAATGTGCTCAACGAGGCGCAAGTGGATGTGCCGGTGACAGGGGGCTGGCAAACATGGGAAACGGTGAGCGCTCAGATGACGCTGGAGGAGGGTCGTGGAAGGCTGAAAGTGAAAATTCTGGACCCTGAATTCAACATGAACTGGTTTAGGTTCACGGCAGCTCCTGAGATTTTGGGGGCTGAGGCCCCTGGGAGACTGACATTTTACCCGAACCCTGCGGATGATTTTCTGATGATCAATGCCCCAGGACTTGGTGGCCTTCTTCAGGTCACAATTCATAATCTGTCTGGGCAGCTGGTTTTCAAAAAGCAGGAAGTACACAACCAGGAGCGTATTGACATTTCTGGATTGCCAGGTGGTTTGTATGTCATCGAAGTAAGCGGAGAAAAAGGAACCCTGGAATCAAAAGTGATGGTGAGGTAA
- a CDS encoding ATP-binding protein → MILLLFSILLSPLHINRSVADSLAVIEDQSIESRILELNRQIEEHSDTLALARYTFLLGKEYAKMDFTDKALEELNQSFRYYRAAGDSAGMADVLRQISFTYSLVQEYDKALDFILRASGYATDLKQVREINHRIGYVYFNLKQLDSAEKYLNMAVGQYAQTGEVGASSLINLAGINISRARYREALAGLLQVEREGLQSLTPSSQYFVFNFISALYLKLGNEVMGRLYRSKRDSLTVDLAHLEKTLDFYETNIIADTLIGDYTAAVQKQGKYVEQLKSYYKNNLTTQLANYQKLFELQEKEMAIDLLEKENQVYELRQYESRSYIIFLILGVTILLLVVVITYRSLSNRNKLNQELQVLNAQISSQHDDLQRKNDLLKKIISDLKGTQYQLIQSEKMASIGSFASGVAHELNNPMNILSGGLQVIEKNLAEVMNAHSENQEELLEDINIMLRESNFSISKINRIIQALIIATYTEHKPKVLDFTEIVDNVLIAFSRMSHPEVRFSTKVDSVSLECFPNRIHHALKAVLENAFFFAKESSSDEKCVWVVACQKGESLEVRIENNGPAIPEDHLIRIFDPFYTTKDDGVSPGLGLYFAFSAVKEHEGRIEAKNEGDRVVFTMTLPVRMSVAQV, encoded by the coding sequence ATGATTCTACTTCTGTTTTCTATTCTATTAAGCCCATTGCACATCAATCGGTCAGTTGCAGATAGCCTTGCGGTCATCGAGGATCAGTCTATCGAAAGCCGGATTCTGGAACTGAATAGACAGATAGAGGAGCATTCTGATACTCTGGCTCTCGCCAGGTATACCTTCCTACTCGGAAAGGAATACGCCAAAATGGATTTTACAGACAAAGCGCTGGAGGAACTGAACCAGTCCTTTCGCTACTATCGGGCGGCTGGAGACTCAGCAGGAATGGCTGACGTGTTAAGGCAGATTTCTTTTACTTATTCGCTGGTGCAGGAGTATGATAAGGCGCTCGACTTTATTCTGCGGGCGAGTGGCTATGCCACGGATCTCAAGCAAGTCAGGGAGATTAATCACAGGATTGGTTATGTTTATTTTAACCTAAAACAACTCGATTCAGCGGAGAAATACCTCAATATGGCTGTGGGGCAATATGCCCAAACGGGTGAGGTTGGTGCCAGTTCACTGATCAATCTGGCGGGCATCAATATTTCCAGAGCCAGGTACAGAGAAGCTTTGGCGGGTCTGCTGCAGGTAGAGCGCGAAGGCCTACAATCACTCACTCCATCCTCTCAGTATTTCGTTTTCAATTTTATCAGCGCCCTGTATCTGAAGCTGGGCAATGAAGTGATGGGTAGGCTGTATCGGAGTAAGCGTGATTCTTTGACCGTGGACCTGGCGCATTTGGAGAAGACACTGGATTTTTATGAAACCAATATTATCGCAGATACGCTGATAGGAGACTATACTGCCGCGGTGCAAAAACAGGGGAAGTATGTGGAGCAGCTCAAGTCGTACTACAAGAATAACCTCACCACCCAGTTGGCCAATTATCAGAAGCTCTTTGAGCTCCAGGAGAAGGAGATGGCCATCGACCTGCTGGAGAAGGAAAATCAGGTGTATGAGCTCAGGCAGTACGAATCCCGGTCTTACATCATCTTCCTGATTTTGGGTGTGACGATCCTGCTTTTGGTGGTGGTGATTACCTACCGCTCCCTGTCCAATAGAAACAAACTTAATCAGGAGCTACAGGTGCTCAATGCACAAATATCCTCCCAGCATGACGATCTCCAGCGAAAAAATGATCTCCTCAAGAAGATCATCAGTGACCTCAAGGGCACACAATACCAACTCATTCAGTCTGAGAAGATGGCCTCTATAGGCTCTTTTGCCTCTGGGGTAGCGCATGAGCTAAACAACCCCATGAATATACTCAGCGGTGGACTTCAGGTGATTGAAAAGAACCTCGCTGAAGTGATGAATGCCCATTCGGAAAATCAGGAGGAGCTATTGGAGGACATCAATATTATGCTGCGTGAGTCTAATTTCAGTATTTCTAAAATCAATCGGATCATTCAGGCACTGATCATTGCAACCTATACGGAGCACAAACCTAAAGTTCTGGACTTCACCGAGATTGTGGATAATGTGCTGATCGCCTTTAGCAGAATGAGTCATCCCGAGGTGAGGTTTTCCACCAAGGTGGATTCGGTGAGTTTAGAATGTTTTCCCAATCGGATTCATCATGCCCTCAAGGCGGTGTTGGAGAATGCTTTCTTTTTTGCGAAGGAGTCATCATCGGATGAAAAATGTGTGTGGGTGGTGGCCTGTCAGAAGGGGGAGAGTCTGGAAGTTCGGATTGAGAACAACGGACCTGCCATTCCCGAAGATCACCTGATCAGGATATTTGATCCATTTTACACCACCAAAGATGATGGCGTATCTCCGGGATTAGGGTTGTATTTTGCCTTTAGTGCGGTGAAAGAACACGAAGGAAGGATCGAGGCAAAAAATGAAGGCGATAGAGTGGTGTTTACCATGACACTCCCTGTTCGTATGAGTGTTGCCCAGGTTTAG
- a CDS encoding triple tyrosine motif-containing protein, producing the protein MHIKDWKIVLVGCLIILLSPLFGQKSDDNATARAEIKGTPRIIHYTRKDFSGDPQIWAMCQDNDGIMYFGNNDGTLIFDGARWQTVSLPNNSSVRSLLHTTDGHVYAGGFNEFGRIERDEYGQYSYHSLIDQLSPEDRNLENIWAIHEVQNHIVFRSLSRLVAISNNKAFTIPSTGFYHSAVINDKLYLVNGEGVKTLDLQTLSFESLVAPSQFNQETIVAMVEGTAENQVILFTRSGASYTIDHGSKNIHFFKSYFTGNSNNQILSAIKSSAGHYYLGTLSSQIMVLDEHGDPVPLTESFMELQDNTVLNLSESSEGNIWALLNNGIDCINISSPISVLFENASVFDAMIRGGKIYAATNQGVFVSQRIVQNPHFASMEFRKIPGLEGQAWSLLSLHGQILCSHNDGLFVIDDNNILKIEGLAGVWKVIPIKGKDNHYFVCTYTGIHMLRFEDGKFELLYRVDGFNESSRDIIQSDEENTFWVCHGYKGVFKLQFDRNFERVVGLEHFREKGLPSPFSINVFRWNDHIVFTTNQGVYTFNETSNQFDPMTELNERFGTDVNVRKLLQYEDKTWFVQDDEAGYFQGDSKKLEKGLFLELKGTFNRSMESILPINTSNVLIGTTTGLYAYDLSFQQHADTKKTLITEVNYQYNGERTKRSLKGSSEQIPHSASDLRFEFSAPKLKDQTQVQYSHMLEGIDEDWSDWSVDPFKNYSQLFPGKYTFKVKARSMIGETTSESSYHFTIAPIWYLTRWAIGAYVLMILLIMIGSRKLVKKKIVVEKEKTREEEKKKRTVLELELDQMRLEREKERIERDKKILEEDVIFKSKELANYTMLLVKKRELLTDLREDLKELKEVAKNERSRNMLRNLIRKIGVNLNDEEHIHVFEANFERVHDDFFQELKTYFPDLTSKELRLCALVKMNLTNKEIAPILNISLRGVETARYRLRKRLSLDHEENMVEFLEKLSP; encoded by the coding sequence ATGCACATAAAAGATTGGAAAATTGTACTTGTTGGCTGCCTGATCATCCTCTTATCACCCCTTTTTGGGCAAAAAAGCGATGACAATGCTACCGCACGCGCAGAAATAAAAGGCACTCCCCGGATCATCCATTATACCCGAAAGGACTTCAGTGGGGATCCACAAATATGGGCCATGTGCCAGGACAACGATGGCATCATGTACTTTGGCAACAATGACGGCACACTTATTTTTGATGGGGCCAGATGGCAAACAGTAAGCCTTCCCAACAACTCCTCAGTAAGAAGTCTCCTGCACACCACCGATGGACATGTCTATGCTGGTGGGTTCAATGAGTTTGGGAGGATTGAACGTGACGAGTATGGTCAATATTCCTATCATTCTCTCATAGACCAACTTAGCCCAGAAGACCGAAACCTCGAGAATATTTGGGCCATTCACGAAGTTCAGAATCACATCGTCTTTCGCAGTTTGTCAAGACTGGTTGCCATTTCCAACAATAAGGCATTCACCATCCCCTCCACAGGCTTTTACCACTCTGCGGTCATCAATGACAAACTGTATCTGGTCAATGGCGAAGGAGTGAAAACCCTGGATCTTCAAACACTTTCTTTCGAATCACTCGTTGCTCCTTCCCAATTCAATCAGGAAACCATCGTTGCCATGGTGGAGGGCACCGCAGAAAATCAAGTCATCCTTTTCACCAGATCGGGTGCTTCCTATACGATCGACCATGGATCAAAGAACATTCACTTCTTCAAAAGCTACTTCACAGGAAACTCTAACAACCAAATACTCTCTGCCATCAAATCGTCGGCCGGGCATTACTACCTCGGCACCCTCAGCTCACAAATCATGGTGCTGGATGAGCACGGAGACCCTGTACCACTGACTGAGAGCTTCATGGAGCTACAGGACAACACCGTCCTCAATCTCTCTGAAAGTTCAGAGGGTAACATTTGGGCACTCCTCAACAATGGCATTGACTGCATCAATATCTCCTCGCCCATCTCTGTATTGTTTGAAAATGCCTCCGTCTTTGACGCCATGATCAGAGGCGGCAAAATATACGCCGCCACCAATCAGGGTGTGTTTGTCTCACAGCGGATCGTCCAAAATCCTCATTTTGCAAGCATGGAGTTCAGAAAAATACCCGGTCTGGAGGGGCAGGCATGGAGTTTACTGAGCCTTCATGGCCAAATACTCTGCAGTCACAATGATGGTCTTTTTGTGATCGATGATAACAACATACTGAAGATTGAAGGCCTGGCGGGAGTGTGGAAAGTTATTCCCATAAAGGGGAAGGATAATCACTATTTTGTATGTACCTATACTGGTATTCACATGCTCAGATTTGAGGATGGTAAGTTTGAACTCCTCTACCGCGTAGATGGATTCAATGAGTCCAGCCGGGACATCATCCAGAGTGATGAAGAAAACACTTTTTGGGTTTGTCATGGCTACAAAGGGGTCTTCAAACTGCAATTTGATCGCAATTTCGAACGTGTGGTAGGTCTGGAGCACTTCCGTGAAAAGGGTTTGCCTTCCCCATTCAGCATCAATGTATTCAGGTGGAACGATCACATCGTATTCACCACCAATCAGGGAGTCTATACATTCAATGAAACCAGCAACCAGTTCGATCCGATGACCGAACTCAACGAGCGCTTTGGTACCGATGTGAACGTAAGAAAACTTCTGCAATACGAGGACAAAACGTGGTTTGTACAGGATGACGAAGCTGGTTACTTCCAGGGAGACAGTAAAAAACTTGAAAAGGGCCTGTTCTTAGAACTCAAGGGGACTTTCAACCGTAGCATGGAAAGCATACTCCCCATCAACACCAGCAATGTACTCATAGGAACCACCACCGGATTATACGCATACGACCTCTCCTTTCAGCAGCACGCTGACACCAAGAAAACGCTGATAACAGAAGTGAATTATCAATATAACGGGGAGCGCACCAAGCGATCGCTGAAAGGTTCATCCGAGCAAATCCCTCACTCTGCCAGTGATCTCAGGTTTGAATTTTCGGCTCCTAAGCTCAAAGACCAAACTCAGGTACAGTATAGCCACATGCTGGAAGGCATAGACGAGGACTGGTCTGACTGGAGCGTAGACCCATTTAAAAACTACTCTCAGCTTTTCCCTGGAAAATACACCTTCAAAGTGAAAGCTAGGAGTATGATTGGCGAAACCACATCGGAGTCCTCCTACCACTTCACCATTGCCCCTATCTGGTACCTGACCCGCTGGGCCATAGGCGCATATGTCTTGATGATCCTCCTAATCATGATAGGATCCAGAAAGCTGGTGAAAAAGAAAATCGTGGTGGAGAAGGAGAAAACCAGGGAAGAGGAAAAGAAAAAACGAACGGTTCTGGAGCTGGAGCTGGACCAGATGCGATTGGAGCGTGAAAAAGAAAGGATAGAGCGCGACAAGAAAATACTCGAAGAAGATGTCATCTTCAAAAGCAAGGAGCTGGCCAACTACACCATGCTGCTGGTCAAAAAACGTGAACTGCTCACGGACCTACGTGAAGACCTGAAAGAACTCAAAGAAGTGGCGAAAAATGAGCGCTCGCGCAACATGCTGCGCAATCTGATACGCAAAATTGGTGTCAACCTGAATGATGAAGAACACATACATGTATTTGAAGCCAACTTCGAAAGGGTGCATGATGACTTCTTTCAGGAACTAAAAACCTACTTCCCTGATCTTACCTCTAAGGAATTGAGACTATGCGCCCTGGTGAAGATGAACCTAACCAATAAGGAAATAGCGCCCATACTGAATATTTCCCTCAGGGGGGTTGAAACCGCCCGGTATCGTCTGAGAAAACGCCTCAGTCTCGATCATGAGGAAAATATGGTAGAATTTCTGGAAAAACTGTCGCCCTAA
- the recR gene encoding recombination mediator RecR, producing MEYPSKLVEQAVEEISKLPGIGKKTALRLALHMLKQPQAQTTNLSEALTNLRQNIKYCSTCHIIADTEECTCKTLSRDTSVICVVEDTPDVLAIRNTGQYNGLFHVLGGRISPMDGIGPDNVKIDSLVDRVKSDAAVKEVVLALSSTMEGDTTAFYIAKMLRDTPVKVSTIARGIPVGGELEYTDEITLARSISTRTLFSTEN from the coding sequence ATGGAGTACCCTTCAAAACTCGTGGAGCAGGCAGTAGAGGAGATCTCAAAACTTCCCGGGATAGGCAAAAAGACTGCCCTCAGATTGGCCTTGCATATGCTAAAGCAGCCGCAGGCACAGACCACCAATCTTTCTGAGGCTCTGACCAACCTTAGGCAAAACATCAAATATTGCAGCACGTGTCATATCATTGCGGACACTGAAGAGTGTACCTGCAAGACCCTGTCGCGCGACACCTCAGTGATCTGTGTGGTGGAGGATACGCCTGATGTGTTGGCGATCAGAAACACCGGTCAGTATAATGGCCTTTTCCATGTGTTAGGGGGGCGAATATCTCCGATGGATGGCATTGGTCCTGACAATGTAAAGATCGATTCGCTGGTGGACAGAGTCAAAAGTGATGCTGCGGTGAAGGAAGTGGTGTTGGCTCTGAGCTCTACCATGGAGGGTGACACCACCGCATTTTACATCGCTAAAATGCTGAGAGATACGCCTGTGAAGGTATCTACGATCGCCAGGGGCATCCCTGTGGGTGGTGAATTGGAATACACCGATGAAATCACTTTGGCTCGAAGTATTTCTACCCGTACTCTTTTTTCTACCGAGAATTAG
- a CDS encoding sodium:solute symporter: MSPVFVGGIILSYFLLLIVISWLTSRNATDSDFYNANRQSPWYLVAFGMIGASLSGVTFISVPGEVGNSNFYYFQVVIGYLLGYFVIAKVLLPLYYRLNLVSIYSYLEQRFGFWSYKSGAFFFLLSRIIGSSFRLFLVASVLQISFFDAFNFPFWVSVLVTIVLIWLYTFQGGIKTIVWTDTLQTAFMIASVVISIVFVTNELDWSFSEMIGHIAEDERSNIFNWEWQSGRNFFKQFFAGAFIAIVMTGLDQDMMQKNLTCRSLADAQKNMFWFCIILVIVNFLFLSMGLLLFQYSEAIGVSIPARTDFLFPELAINHFSTLGAVVFLLGITAAAYSSADSALTALTTSFCVDFLGFSPKNYRQKKTLRKLVHLGFSFVLFLVILVFQAINDQSVITAVFVAAGYTYGPLLGLFALGIFTKYDLRDELVPVICLLSPVISYIININSESWLGGYKFGFEILILNGLLTFIGLLLIRKKG, encoded by the coding sequence ATGAGTCCGGTCTTTGTTGGTGGCATTATCCTTAGTTATTTCCTTCTCCTGATCGTTATTTCGTGGCTCACCTCCAGAAATGCCACAGATAGTGATTTTTACAATGCCAACCGCCAATCACCATGGTATCTGGTGGCTTTCGGCATGATTGGGGCTTCCTTATCCGGGGTTACTTTTATCTCCGTGCCAGGTGAGGTGGGCAACAGCAACTTCTATTATTTCCAGGTGGTGATCGGGTATTTGCTAGGGTATTTTGTCATTGCCAAAGTTCTCCTGCCACTCTACTACCGACTCAACCTGGTTTCGATCTATTCCTATCTGGAGCAACGTTTTGGATTCTGGTCTTATAAGTCTGGAGCCTTTTTCTTTTTGCTGAGCAGGATCATCGGATCTTCCTTCAGACTCTTTCTGGTAGCCAGCGTGTTGCAAATCTCCTTTTTCGATGCATTCAATTTCCCCTTTTGGGTTTCTGTGCTGGTGACCATCGTACTTATCTGGCTCTATACCTTTCAGGGCGGCATCAAGACCATCGTATGGACAGATACTCTTCAGACCGCTTTCATGATTGCCTCGGTGGTCATCAGCATCGTATTTGTCACCAATGAACTTGATTGGAGTTTCAGCGAAATGATTGGTCACATTGCTGAGGATGAGCGAAGCAATATTTTCAACTGGGAGTGGCAGAGCGGACGCAACTTCTTCAAGCAGTTTTTTGCGGGAGCCTTTATAGCCATCGTAATGACCGGGCTGGATCAGGACATGATGCAGAAAAACCTCACCTGCCGTAGCCTTGCCGACGCACAAAAAAACATGTTTTGGTTTTGCATCATTCTGGTCATCGTTAATTTTCTTTTCCTCAGCATGGGGCTGCTGCTTTTCCAATATTCAGAAGCCATTGGCGTATCCATACCCGCGAGAACAGACTTTCTCTTCCCTGAGCTGGCCATCAACCACTTCTCTACCCTTGGGGCTGTGGTATTTTTATTGGGGATCACCGCTGCAGCCTATTCCAGTGCAGACTCAGCCCTCACGGCACTGACTACCTCCTTTTGTGTGGACTTTTTAGGGTTTTCACCCAAGAATTACCGTCAAAAGAAGACCCTTAGAAAGCTGGTTCACCTGGGCTTCTCCTTTGTCTTGTTTCTGGTGATCCTGGTCTTTCAGGCCATCAATGACCAAAGTGTGATCACGGCGGTTTTTGTGGCTGCCGGGTATACCTACGGTCCGCTACTGGGACTTTTTGCGCTTGGCATTTTCACCAAATATGACCTTCGAGATGAGTTGGTGCCAGTGATTTGTTTGCTCTCCCCAGTCATTTCTTACATCATCAATATCAATTCAGAGTCCTGGCTTGGTGGTTATAAGTTTGGTTTCGAAATCCTGATTTTGAACGGACTACTCACATTTATCGGACTGCTCCTAATCAGGAAAAAAGGCTAA